Proteins from one Ignavibacteriales bacterium genomic window:
- a CDS encoding response regulator yields FEIDFCESVDEYYEKYSKTNYDVIIMDVALKGTKNGLELIKEIKAAPQFTGTPILCLTAHAQTKMRQMATESGSDYFITKPVSNKILKEAVEFLLKSK; encoded by the coding sequence TTTGAAATTGATTTTTGTGAATCAGTTGATGAATATTATGAAAAATACTCGAAGACAAATTATGACGTAATAATAATGGATGTAGCATTAAAAGGAACTAAGAATGGTTTGGAGTTAATAAAAGAGATTAAAGCAGCCCCGCAATTTACCGGCACTCCCATACTTTGTCTAACCGCACATGCACAAACTAAGATGAGGCAAATGGCAACTGAATCCGGTTCAGATTATTTCATAACCAAACCGGTTTCAAATAAAATACTTAAAGAAGCAGTTGAATTTCTTTTAAAATCAAAATAG